The genomic region ACCAGGTGATCTCGCGCTCCCGCCCCAGGAAGATGCCGCGCAGGACGAAGCCCGAGACGCGCTCCGGATGGGCCTGCCCATACGCCAGGGCGAGGGTGGATCCCCAGCTTCCGCCGAACAGCATCCAGCGCCGAACGCCGAGGTGACGCCGGAGCCGCTCGATGTCCTCGACGAGCCTTGGCGTGTCGTTGGCCACAAGGCTGCCGAGGGGCCGTGATCGCCCCGCCCCGCGCTGGTCGAAGATCACTACCCGGAACCGGTCGGGATCGAAGAAGCGGCGATGCACCGCCCCCGCTCCCGCTCCCGGCCCGCCATGCAGGAACAGAACCGGCACCCCGGACGCGCTGCCCACCTGTTCCCAGTACATGGTGTGGCCGTGATCGAGCGGCAGATAGCCGCTGTCGAACGGCGCGATGTCCGGATAGAGGTCGCTGCGGGGCATGGCCTCACCTTGGCAGGGCGCGGACGGCCGTCCGCCCGGCCCTGGCCGGACCCATTTTTATCGGATCGGCGGCGCCCAGCACACCCTCCGCCCGCCTCGCCGCCCGCTTTGCAGCAGTGCGCGACTTCGTTACCTTCGCTCTATGGGGTCGATCGAGATCGCCACCGTCCGCTGCGCGGTGTGCGGACGGGAGAGCCGGCAGAAACTGCTTCGGGGGGTGAGGCAGAGCGGTCCCCCCGACCTCGACCTGCGGCCCGCCGAGATGGCGCGGAGCACGATGCAGCACTGGCTACAGCAGTGCCCCGCCTGCGGCTACGCGGCACCACGGATCGACGAGGCCGAGCCTCAGGCGGCCGAGATCGTCGCGGCCGGCCCCTATCGCGCCCTGCTCGCCGAAGCGAGCTTCCCGCCGCTCGCACGGCGCTTCCTCTGTCGCGCGATGCTGCTCGAGGAGATGGGGGACCTCCACGGCGCGGCTGAGGCGACGCTCCACGCCGCCTGGGTGGCGGATGATTGGCGCAAGCCAGATCTCGCCCGCGCCTGGCGGCTCGATGCGGTGGCCCTGTTCCGGCAGGGGCCGCCGCCCCCGCTCGAGCAGCGGGTGCGGATCGTCGACATCCTCCGACGTGCGGGCGATTTCGTCGGCGCCGCTGCCCAGGCGGGGGAGCTCGAGCGCTCGAGCTTGCCTGAGCCGGTCGATCGCGTCGTGGCCTTCGAGCGGCGCCTGATCGCTGCGGGAGACGTGCGCGCCTACACGGTCGCCTCCGCCCTGCCGCCTCCGGCGGCGCGCCCGCATGTCTCGCACCGGGCCGGGCGCCCCGTGCGCCAGCCTCGGGGCGGCCTGTTCGCGGCACTCCGGCGCCTGCTCGGGCGAGGCTGATCGACGCGTCGACGGCGACGGGGACGCGCCCTCGCCAAGCCGTGTGCCGGTGGCCGGGGCAGCGCCTAAGCGGTGCGATGACCCCGGGTTTGACCTCGCGGCCTGGGCGGCGGACGGTCCATCACCTGCTTGACCGTGCCCGTCACGACGTACCACACCGGCAGCGTGGAGACCCCCGCCCATTCGGCCCGTGCCCGGCTTGATGCCCTGCTTCACGGGCTGCGCGTTCCCCTCCGCCGCGAGGACATCGCTGCCGGTCTCGCCGCCCTCGCCGCCGACCCGAGCCTCGACGACATCGCCCTTGTCTCGGTGCTCGCCGAAGCCATCCGCGGGCGGCTGCGCCGCGCGGCCCAAAAGGGCGACCTCGCGCCGGCCGCGCGCGCGAGCGCAGAGGCGCGGCTCGAGGCGTGGCGGCGTGAGCGCCTTGCGCATCTGCATGTCCGGGCACGGCACCGGCACGAGCAGGAGGTCGTCGGCGCGCTCACGCTCGGCCGCTGGGTCGCGTCCTTCACCGCGGCGCGGTCGATCCGGCGTCGGCTCCTCGCGCTGCTCGGGCCGACCAACAGCGGCAAGAGCCACGCCGCCTTCGACATGCTCGCCGCCGCTCCCTCCGGCGCCTATCTCGCCCCACTTCGCCTGCTCGCCTGGGAGGGAACGGAGCAGCTCGCCGAGCGCGGCGTGAGCGCGAGCCTGCTGACCGGCGAGGAGCGGCGCAGCGTCCCCGGGGCGCGGCATCTCTGCGCGACCGTCGAGATGGCCGACATGGACACGCCGATCGACCTCGCGGTGATCGACGAGATCCAGATGCTCGCCGATGAGGACCGCGGCTGGGCCTGGACGCAGGCGGTGGTCGGGCTGCCTGCGCGCACCCTGGTGCTTGCCGGCGCTCCGGAGTCGGAGCCGATGATCCGGCGCCTCGCGGCGGTGACCGGAGAGGCCGTCGAGGTGCGCCGGTTCCACCGCATGGTTCCGCTGACGCTGCTCGAGCGCCCCGTGCCGTTGCGCGAGGTGCAGCCTGGGGATGCGATCGTCTGCTTCTCGCGGCGCGATGCGTTCGCGCTCCGCGAGGCGCTGATCGCCCGGAACCGCCCCCCGGCGATGATCTACGGCGCACTCGGCCCAGATGTGCGCCGCGCGGAAGCCGAGCGGTTCCGCACCGGTGCCGCGCCCGTGCTCGTCGCGACCGACGCGATCGGCATGGGCCTCAATCTTCCGATCCGCCGCGTGCTGTTCGCTGCGACGACGAAGTACGGGGGCCTGGGGCCGCAGCTGATCCGCCAGATCGCAGGACGCGCGGGCCGGTACGGGCAGTACGATGAAGGGTTCGTCGGCGTGCTCGAGGGGGAGGACCTCGAGCCGGTCCGATCCGCGATCGAGCAGGCTCCAACCCCACTCGACGCGCCGCTTCGCGTGCTTCCGCGCGAGGGACAGCTGCTCGAGATCGGGCGGCGACTCGGTGCCCCGAGCCTGATCCGGGTCCTCAGCGCCGTCGCCGAGCGGTTCCGCTGGCCGGCGAGCGGCTTCGAGCTCAGCCGGCTCGACGATGCGATGGCGATGGCGGAGGTGACCGCCGCCGCGCGCCTGCCGCTTAAGGACGCGCTCGGCTATCTCGGCTGCCCGGCCGATCTGCGCGATCGTCGGGCGGCGGCGCAGCTCCTTGCCTGGATGCGACGGCACGCGCACGGGCTCGCGGTCGATCCGCCGCCGTCGCCGCCTCGCCGGCTCGAGCGAGGTGTGGCCGGAGACCCGTCCGACCTTGCGGAGGCGGAACGGGCGGCGCGTCTTCTCACCGCCTATCTCTGGCTCGCCCAGAAATGGCCCGCGATCTACAGCGGCGAGACAGAAGCGCGTGCGGCTCAAGCCCGCCTGAACGATCACATCGAACGCAGCTTGCGGATGGGCGCAAGCGCCCGCCTTCGCAAGCGCTGGCAGGGAGGGAGCGACGGCGCCGCGTGAGCTTTTCGGCCGCGACGCCTCGCCTCAGGGCAGGAAAATTTCGGCCGGCGCGTCCCGCTTCAGGCTCCGCCCGAGTTCCGCGCCGATCCACGCCGCATCCGACGCCGCCCCCGTCATCACTCGGCGCAACAGGAAGTGTCCGTCCTCGCTCGCAACAAGGCCGGTCAGCCTCAGCATGCCGCCGGGCAGAAGCTCGGCATGGCTGCCGATCGGCGTCCGGCAAGAGCCATCGAGCGTATCAAGAAGTGCCCGCTCGGCGGTCGCGACGATCCGCGCCTCCTGGTCCTCGATCGCGGCGAGAAGCTCGCAGAGCTCCTCGTCTTCTTCGCGGACGGTGATGCCGATGATCCCCTGCCCCGCTGCCGGAACCATCACCTGCGGGGACAGCGGGATGTCTGCGAGGTGCTCGAGCCCGAGGCGACGCAGCCCCGCAAGGGCAAGCAGCGTGGCATCGACTGTGCCGTCATGCACCTTCGCAAGCCGCGTCTGGACGTTGCCGCGAAGCAGAACAACCTTGAGGTCGGGCCGCGCGGCGAGAAGCTGCGCTTGCCGCCGCACCGACGAGGTGCCGACCGTCGCGCCATAGGGGAGCGCGGCGAAGGGATCGTCAGCGTCGGGCGCGCCGCAGCGCGGGCCGAGCACGAGCGCATCCCGCTCGTCCTCGCGCGGCAGGCAGCAGGCGAGGACGATGCCTGGAGGCAGCCTCGTCTCGAGATCCTTTAGGCTGTGGACGGCGAAATCGACCCGGCCATCGGCGAGAGCCTCGTGGATCTCCTTCGCGAACAGGCCCTTGCCGCCGATCTCGGCGAGGCGCCGGTCCTGCACAAGATCGCCGGAGGTCGTGATCGCGTGCTCCTCGAACGCCTTGGCGGCATTCAGGACCGGACAGAAGCCGGTGACCATGCGGAGGAACATGCGCGTTTGGTGAAGAGCGAGCGGGCTGCCGCGCGTGCCGACGCGAAGCGGCAGGCTGCGCGCGTGCGACCGCACCCGCCGCCCGCCCATCGGCAGCGTCGTGATGAGGCCCTCTCCGGCGCTGCCGCCGCGGCCGATCCGGCCATCGGAGAGTGTGCTCATGGCCGTGCCCTCACCGTCACGTGTTGCGTCCCATCCATCGTCTGACCTGGCCTCACGCCGGAACGATCCCTGTCAGGTGCGCGAGGTTCTTGAAGAAGATCCGCACATGCGCGAGCGGGCGCGCCTTGACGAGCTCCTTGTTCATGTAGGCGTCCCAGGTCAGAGTCTGGACGTCGCGGTCGCGGCAGATGCTCACGAAGCGCTCGCGGCGCTCGTCGCTGCCGTACCAGTAGCGCTGCATGATCCCGAGGATCCAGAACACCGGCCCGTGGAGGCGCATGAAGCGGCGCCGCGCCGTCGCGAGAGCCCGCGAATCACCGGTGCGGCAGAACTCCTCCACGGCATCGGCAGCGAACCGGCCACCGAGCATCGCATAGTAGATCCCCTCGCCGGAGGCGGGGGCGACGACGCCCGCAGCGTCTCCAGCGAGCAGAACCGAACGCCCGTCATCCCACCGCTTCAGCGGCTTGAGCGGGATCGGCGCGCCTTCGCGGCGGATCGTCTCCGTGCCGTCGAGCCCGGTGAGCGCGCGGAGCTCCTGCACCGCGCCCTTCAGCGGAAACCCTTTCCGTGCCGTGCCGGTGCCCACGCTCATGGTCGGCCCGTGCGGGAAGATCCATGAATAGAAGTCGGGCGAGAGCGCGCCGTTGTAGTAGACATCGCAGCGCAGGGGGTCGTAGCTCGCGCTTCCCGCGGCCGGCGTGCGGATGATCTCGTGATAGGCGAACACGAACGGCACGCGCTCCGCCCCCGGAACGCACTGCCTTGCGACCGCCGAGTTTGCGCCATCCGCCCCGATGACCGCGCGCGCGCGCACCGTTCGCGACGGCGCGTCCGGCGTCGATCCCTTCGCCCGGTAGTGGATCGTCGCGAGCCCGTCCTCGCCGTGCTCGAGCCGCTCAAAGGTTCCGCTGACGCGCTCTGCGCCGTTCGCGGCGGCGCGCGCACGCAGCCACTCATCGAACACGTCGCGATCGACCATCCCGACATATCCGCCGTCGATCGGCATGTCGACCGAACGATTTTTTGGCGAGACGATCCGCGCGCCTCGGATCCTCGCGCACAAGAGATGGTCCGGGATGCCGAAATCGTCGACGAGCTTCGGCGGAATGGCGCCGCCGCACGGCTTGATCCGTCCCGCCTTGTCGAGCAGCAGCACCGAAAGCCCCCGCCGCGCAAGGTCGTTGGCGGCAGTGGCACCCGCAGGACC from Elioraea tepida harbors:
- a CDS encoding geranylgeranyl diphosphate reductase codes for the protein MHQGEAFDVAVIGGGPAGATAANDLARRGLSVLLLDKAGRIKPCGGAIPPKLVDDFGIPDHLLCARIRGARIVSPKNRSVDMPIDGGYVGMVDRDVFDEWLRARAAANGAERVSGTFERLEHGEDGLATIHYRAKGSTPDAPSRTVRARAVIGADGANSAVARQCVPGAERVPFVFAYHEIIRTPAAGSASYDPLRCDVYYNGALSPDFYSWIFPHGPTMSVGTGTARKGFPLKGAVQELRALTGLDGTETIRREGAPIPLKPLKRWDDGRSVLLAGDAAGVVAPASGEGIYYAMLGGRFAADAVEEFCRTGDSRALATARRRFMRLHGPVFWILGIMQRYWYGSDERRERFVSICRDRDVQTLTWDAYMNKELVKARPLAHVRIFFKNLAHLTGIVPA
- the hemC gene encoding hydroxymethylbilane synthase yields the protein MGGRRVRSHARSLPLRVGTRGSPLALHQTRMFLRMVTGFCPVLNAAKAFEEHAITTSGDLVQDRRLAEIGGKGLFAKEIHEALADGRVDFAVHSLKDLETRLPPGIVLACCLPREDERDALVLGPRCGAPDADDPFAALPYGATVGTSSVRRQAQLLAARPDLKVVLLRGNVQTRLAKVHDGTVDATLLALAGLRRLGLEHLADIPLSPQVMVPAAGQGIIGITVREEDEELCELLAAIEDQEARIVATAERALLDTLDGSCRTPIGSHAELLPGGMLRLTGLVASEDGHFLLRRVMTGAASDAAWIGAELGRSLKRDAPAEIFLP
- a CDS encoding helicase-related protein; the protein is MPVTTYHTGSVETPAHSARARLDALLHGLRVPLRREDIAAGLAALAADPSLDDIALVSVLAEAIRGRLRRAAQKGDLAPAARASAEARLEAWRRERLAHLHVRARHRHEQEVVGALTLGRWVASFTAARSIRRRLLALLGPTNSGKSHAAFDMLAAAPSGAYLAPLRLLAWEGTEQLAERGVSASLLTGEERRSVPGARHLCATVEMADMDTPIDLAVIDEIQMLADEDRGWAWTQAVVGLPARTLVLAGAPESEPMIRRLAAVTGEAVEVRRFHRMVPLTLLERPVPLREVQPGDAIVCFSRRDAFALREALIARNRPPAMIYGALGPDVRRAEAERFRTGAAPVLVATDAIGMGLNLPIRRVLFAATTKYGGLGPQLIRQIAGRAGRYGQYDEGFVGVLEGEDLEPVRSAIEQAPTPLDAPLRVLPREGQLLEIGRRLGAPSLIRVLSAVAERFRWPASGFELSRLDDAMAMAEVTAAARLPLKDALGYLGCPADLRDRRAAAQLLAWMRRHAHGLAVDPPPSPPRRLERGVAGDPSDLAEAERAARLLTAYLWLAQKWPAIYSGETEARAAQARLNDHIERSLRMGASARLRKRWQGGSDGAA